From Cryobacterium sp. GrIS_2_6:
CGGACGGGATCGATCAGCTGACGGGATCGATCGGCTGACGGCGGCACCGCGATGTACCAGCGGCCGCCGAGCCGCGCCCCACACCCCCGATACCTCCCTAAGAATGTAGGACACCCCTTTGTCGCTGAACACCGAAGAACTCGCCCGTACCCGCTCCGAGCTACGGGCCAACCTGGACCTCGCCGGCCTGACGACCGCCCAAGTCGCCACGGACCTCGACTGGTCCGCCGACCGCCTAAACACCGGGCTGCACTCGACCAGACCGTCCGACCCCGTCGACGTGTGGCAACTGCGCGACTACCTCGAGCACGCCGTCCGCGACGCCGGCCGCACGCCCGCACCCTTCACGATCCTCACCTCCCGCAACCGAATCACGGCGCGCATGTGGTTCAACCTGCGCACCGCACCCCGGCACAACTTCGCCACCGCCTAACCCGGGCCCGCAAACCCTTCCCACAACCTTCCGCACGACCCTGCGCGCCGGCACAGGGGCGCCTGAAAAGCACTCCCGCGAACGGTAGGGACTCGTCGAAAACTTATGCTGGCAATGGTCCAGCCTCGCGGGCGCTCTACTCGGTTCCGAGAACAGCCGGGGACAGCACCTGTGCCCTCAACTGCCGGGTGCCTCTCAAGCCCCTGACCCACCGCGGCGGAGGGCGAGCGTTTCTCGTGTCAGCGCATGGCCAGGTCGCACGGCCCCAAGATATTGTTCGAACG
This genomic window contains:
- a CDS encoding DUF2316 family protein encodes the protein MSLNTEELARTRSELRANLDLAGLTTAQVATDLDWSADRLNTGLHSTRPSDPVDVWQLRDYLEHAVRDAGRTPAPFTILTSRNRITARMWFNLRTAPRHNFATA